The Oreochromis aureus strain Israel breed Guangdong linkage group 16, ZZ_aureus, whole genome shotgun sequence genome includes the window GTAAAAGTACAACTATAGTTGCagtgtaataaaataaagtcaatGTAACAATGGATACAAAACTGAAAACGCAGTATTATGAAACATTTAAAGCAACTTACAATACGTTCTGTGAGGCGCCAAGCTGCAATAGTAGCTTTACAATAGATGAATGTCCATTCCTGACAGCATCGTGGAGTGGGGAGTCGTTCTCATACCCAGGCGTGTTCAAGAGGGCTCCCATTGAGACCAGTACTTCCACAACTGCCAGATGACCCAGGTTACATGCTTCATGCTGAAACAAAGTAGCAAATCTCAAAAGTTACACTGCTACTTTTTGATCTGATAATATCCCTCAGATCTTACATtgtaataaagcattttttaaaatttatacgAAATAAGTTTTGCTGAGTAATAACAATAACATGTCCTGCCCTAGTTTTCCGCTTTCTAAAATTAAGAAGAGGGGTGCCTTAATGTTGGTCTGTTTTTAAGACTTCACCTTTGCAAAGGATTAATTTGCCAAagttaaagttcagcctgagaATTTCACTAGGAATGCAATTAAGACACACTCAAACAACTGCAGAGTGATTAAACACAGCATTATGCTTTAAATAACTCGAGCAGCTAAGGCATTTATTAAGAAACTGGCTTTTTGttccagtttatttttatttgggtCAGGTAGTCTAAGCTATTAAGCCGAAGGGCTGTGCAGTTATTTCTTCTCAATGACTGTAAAAATGATTTGCCACCTGAATGAGCAAATATTAAGAAGAATATGCATCATCTATCATCATTTTCATCATCCTCACCATCATCAGGGACTAGAAATGAAAACATGCCTCTTATTTGTGACAACTGTTTCATGTATTGCTGGGACACTTCCAAGTTTTTTGTAGTACTGGCCATCTGGACCgtacaaatgtttattttgcaCCCAGTTTGGAACCAAATCCATGGATTTGTAAAGTGCATGCTGAAATCggcttcattttgtttgttctaaACTTCACAACTACAGAGAGAAACATGTAACAGGCTGAAATGCTCTGGCTGTACAATTGGCTAGGTTAAAAACTACAATGGTGCTAACAGAGGTTTGGAAAAACACAATGGTGGCTGTAGCATCAAGGCATATAGCTACCAACCTTaacacatacatacaaacacacacatttgaaTATTTCAAGCATTAAGCGTACCAGTAGCAATTTCAATGATCAGCTAAAAACTGTCAAAACTCAAATTGAAAACTCAAGTTTGAGTGGTGCATCTTGACATAAAGTGCTGCAATAaagatgcaaacacacactcagtctCGAGCAGCTGTCGAGGCGTTTCCAGCTTATCATGTGGCAGCAACTTGAGGTTAAACTGATAAAATAACATGCCTGTGATTGTTGAAGAGGAGGCACCACCACAAACCGATAACCCCTTGTCTCATCAGAACATATTACTTTTCAAAGAACTATATTCTTCTATCTTGAAGGATGAAAACAAAGTCAATCCTGGTAGAGGAACTAATGCAATATTGGCAGCAACAAAACCCTGCCATTTGAATCTGGACCTATTCAAGTCATGCAGAGCTTTACTTTCAAGTGTAAGGCTTCATCTCATATGcacactaaaaacaaaaaatcttcaCATTAATGATATTTAAATTTCCCATCTAGTGTCTGCACAATGTTTCACCAGATTTTGGAgtttgataataataataaaataataataataacaacaataataataaaaaataaactttctgCAAAAGTGCCTCCCCCCTTAGTTAATCTTGTTCAGACTTTTGTTCCAGACACTGGTTGTTGTCATTTCTGAGActtttacaaacacaaaaaattctCCTTACACTGGGCTGCTGTTCCCTGAAAGAAACAAATCCATAGGACCTAAAAACTATTCTTTTATTATGTTTGATTAAAATTAACAAGCTGTGCTTGTGCTGTTACTAGATCACTTGTAACCTTATCTAGTCTGGTTGTTTGTGACCCCATGCCAGTTTGCACTGCTCTTGGTAGACTTccgattattattattattattataatgaaCTCACTGTGCTTTGGATCATAAATTTATGCATTGTTTAACATCACCATCTGAAATTTCCAGTCCTATCTGTACTTTTCTCTGATTGCAAACTAGCGCCAATTTGCCCTGCTTAGTAAATCTGGCCCTTATTATCCCATTCACACAAACAGTGCAGAtgcttaaattttaaaaaatgagtttaaaaacaaacagaaaatagagATAGCAAAAGAGTAACCAAGCAGGAAGAAATCCAAATATTTAgctataataacaataataataagtaGCAAACATTAGAGAAGTAAAGTTAAAGTCTATACGAAAACCTATGTGGAAAAAGTcattgaagtttaaaaaaagaaaacaggtcACCTATTAACATGGAAACACCAACTATTTGTCAtcaaaataagttaaaaaacaaacatgattgTGTGTAAACAAATGCTACATTGCTGAAGAAACATAGTGTAACAACAAATGAGACAAACAAATTCATCACCTACCAGAGGTGTCCACCCCGCATTATCTTTTAGGTTAGGGTCAGCCCCCTGATCCAGAAGATCCTTGACAGCCTTTACATCTCCCTGCAAAGACCAAAAGAGAACAACAAACCTGAGGTCAGATCTACAGACCTGTAAATGCAAACCTTTAAACACAGCAGCTGATCTCAGTAAACCAAAGCTCTCTGGTTTATCAATCACTCAACAGTGGGCCATTGATTGCTTTGTCTGGGATCCAGGGAAGGATTGCAGCTATGTTTACAAGGATTACTGTAAGACAGTTTAGTCTCAATAGAGTGGAATATGGCTGCCTGATCTAATACAGCCAAATATGTTCAACTCCACAGTAAGGAAGAATATTTAATTATATatctgcaatttaaaaaaaaaaaaaaaaaaaaaaaaaaaaaagaataaacaggAAATGCCAGGTTTGCTCCTTATACTCACTAATTTTCATgatttgtatttctgcaaaatgcCCTAACCCAAGAACAGCATTACTGagctaaaatgaatgaaattataATTGTTTACCATTTTAATATCTCATTTTTTAGGAACACTGTGCACAGACTTTATTCTATCAGTCTACTGCAGATATTTTCATGCCTAGAGTATAAAGGAAACTGAGTAAATAAAGAATGACCTTGATTGCAGCTAGATGAAGCAGGGTCTCTCCCTTGTGGTTCCTCTTCATAACTGCAGGGCTTCCTGGACTGGGCCGTCCAACAGATGCACCATTAAAACAGGGAGATCTCCTGTAACTTTCTGTGGAGGGGCTGGCTTGAACAGAGGGGCTGTCCCTGCCCTCTTTTCTGGACTTTTTGGTGCTCTTAGGGGTAGTCAGAGATGGAGGATTTAGCACAACTGGAGAGATCGGACTCAATGATTTTCTCCCCCTTCTGCCTGGAGAAGGTCTTGGTCTTTTTGGAGTGTTGTCCAAAGTGCTGTTTCTTTCTTCGGTCCTGGATCTTTTTGAGGAATGCTTGGATGGAGACACGttcttgggttttttggggtTATCATTTGGTTTGGGTacatctgcagacagctggtCATGCTGAAAGGCACTTTCCAGCGAGGGTTGAACAGGTTCGGTTTGGCAATTCAGTACAGTCTCGCTGCCTTCTGAGAgactctctctcactgtgctcTTGGCAGGACTGAGTTTGTCAGTGCTCTGCTGTGCCATCTCAGGCTGAGGCCCATCATAAGTGACAACAGGGCTTAGGAAAGAAACCCTTTTACTGGACCTTCTTGCTCCATCAGCACACACCTGCTCATTTTCAGAGAGATGAGCCTCTTCTGAGATTCCCCATTGCTGGTTTATGGCTTCTAACCTTTTCTTCTTCACAATTTCCTTCGTCTGTTTTCGTGTGGTTCTGGTGGCTCCTTGCACCGGGACATTCCTGCTGGTAGCATTTTTCTTAGTTGACCTCTTCTTCCTGTTGTTTGTTGCTTCACTGTTGTATcttggagaagaagaggagccGGAGTCTTGGGAGGACGAGGTGAAATTGAAAACTGACAGGTCCTGGCATTGAGCAGTGAGGGTGTCTTGCtgtgctgcagctgtttctCCAGGAGACCTGCTGTCCGGTACGGTGATCTCTGCAGCCTTTTGGACTGTGCAGCGTACCTTGCGGCTGCGGGGACTGAAccagattttaaaattcttcttgtttttaagTACAGGGCCATCAGGCTGAATCTCAGCCACAGATGAGTCTACAATGAagtatgaaaaaacaaacaaatatatatatgaaaacaaAGTGCTAACAAAAATTATCACATGGAACTATTCAAGCTAATTAAGAATAATTTATATACTGAAAGTTTAATATTGATCTTTGAGGAACTGTTCTTAATTTATAATTTGGGGTGGTTTGATGATGACcttttttccatgttttcttttgtacGAACGTCAGTATTAGTTGCATTTCAAGGATGGTCCTTTAGTTAGGTGTTACAGTGGTTACATACGAGTACATAAACATAcacatataaatgaataaagtgcTCAAGGTAGAATAGCAAACACTGACGCTACTGCTAATGGGATCCTAATAAAATGcaagaaagcaaaagaaaaaaaatagcagaaaaaaaatccctcatAAACAGAAACTGCACAGTTTATTAGGTGTAGTGAAATAATAATGCTAACATATGAAAGACGTATGGGAGCACTTCGTTTACTTTCTACATCTTTAGTTGTTTTTGTGAACACTGACAACAATGTGTAGATTTGTTCCCATTTTAACTACATGGCTTTGAAAGCCCTTCTGAAATTCTTTGTCAGAGCTGAGATCTACTTGCAAACTAAACACTAATGTGGATAATTGCACTGCATAATTAGTGCCACTACCTGGATGCCAGATGGgcaataaatacaataaaccaAAGGAACAAGCCACTAACACTGTCAATCACAGATCAGATTAGTGGAGGAAAATGTTTGAACATTTCAGTCAACAAGTGATGGAGGAGGGTGTGGAAGGATGAGTGTGGTGAGAAAGATAATGAACCAAACACATGGATTTCAaaagataaattgtcaattaTGCTTTCAGGCtgctatatttttatatatagctTCACTCTACCTGGATTTTTAATAGGATTGAGCAGGGACTCTAAGCCACAGAAGAGTTCTACGATGCTGCTGAGCTGCCTGTTGATTTGGATGTCCTTCACCCACGCAGGGCTGTGACACACCACACAGCCATCTCCTGCACGTGGCCCAGCACAGGACCTGAGGAATAAATACATCTCAGATTAGGAATCCACACTACAGCTCAGTAAGAAGAATAACAGACTGCATCATTCCTTTCACTTTCAAAGAACATCCAGTCATGAAGAGAAGAATCAAAATTTGGGCTGTTGTTTAAGCATGCAGACATGAATTCACTCAGTAGCCACTTTCACACATCCACTTCAGACAATTTCAGGGGAATTAGGTTGGGACATTGTCGACATTTCAACTTTCCAACATGTACCACACAGGAAAGAAAATGCCAGTTTCAGATGGATTGAAACTACTTGAAATACTTTTTGTGTTAGTGTGAAAGAGGGAACACATTATGCCCACTCACTAGCAGTAAAGGCACCAGACTACTACCTGCATTGTTCGCACAATGGCATAAACCATCACCACATAGAT containing:
- the bard1 gene encoding BRCA1-associated RING domain protein 1 isoform X1; its protein translation is MDEDSSVQTVDWKKTKEAVANFRRLLLCSKCSDLMKEPVCLGLCEHMLCRSCAGPRAGDGCVVCHSPAWVKDIQINRQLSSIVELFCGLESLLNPIKNPDSSVAEIQPDGPVLKNKKNFKIWFSPRSRKVRCTVQKAAEITVPDSRSPGETAAAQQDTLTAQCQDLSVFNFTSSSQDSGSSSSPRYNSEATNNRKKRSTKKNATSRNVPVQGATRTTRKQTKEIVKKKRLEAINQQWGISEEAHLSENEQVCADGARRSSKRVSFLSPVVTYDGPQPEMAQQSTDKLSPAKSTVRESLSEGSETVLNCQTEPVQPSLESAFQHDQLSADVPKPNDNPKKPKNVSPSKHSSKRSRTEERNSTLDNTPKRPRPSPGRRGRKSLSPISPVVLNPPSLTTPKSTKKSRKEGRDSPSVQASPSTESYRRSPCFNGASVGRPSPGSPAVMKRNHKGETLLHLAAIKGDVKAVKDLLDQGADPNLKDNAGWTPLHEACNLGHLAVVEVLVSMGALLNTPGYENDSPLHDAVRNGHSSIVKLLLQLGASQNVLNLYGKRPADYAASLEMLEIFQEASEGTQYANARTSHSPSASLSVVNDCVRREQTIVLLSSKLSPAERHQLVKLGQLLGGRMADTFSGSVSHIVVPERQMPTTYSTLMGLLAGCWIVRYKWVEACLQAGKWVPEAEHEAGEGPQRSRINRCSLLPPLFDGCFFFLLGSFKTPTKDELTKLLREGGAQLLNRQPKPDSDVTQTVNAAAYHALPGSDQALCTQYIIYDPQGPHKPAVVRRGKVWSAPTTWVINCITAFSLLPVPDPELLV
- the bard1 gene encoding BRCA1-associated RING domain protein 1 isoform X2, encoding MKEPVCLGLCEHMLCRSCAGPRAGDGCVVCHSPAWVKDIQINRQLSSIVELFCGLESLLNPIKNPDSSVAEIQPDGPVLKNKKNFKIWFSPRSRKVRCTVQKAAEITVPDSRSPGETAAAQQDTLTAQCQDLSVFNFTSSSQDSGSSSSPRYNSEATNNRKKRSTKKNATSRNVPVQGATRTTRKQTKEIVKKKRLEAINQQWGISEEAHLSENEQVCADGARRSSKRVSFLSPVVTYDGPQPEMAQQSTDKLSPAKSTVRESLSEGSETVLNCQTEPVQPSLESAFQHDQLSADVPKPNDNPKKPKNVSPSKHSSKRSRTEERNSTLDNTPKRPRPSPGRRGRKSLSPISPVVLNPPSLTTPKSTKKSRKEGRDSPSVQASPSTESYRRSPCFNGASVGRPSPGSPAVMKRNHKGETLLHLAAIKGDVKAVKDLLDQGADPNLKDNAGWTPLHEACNLGHLAVVEVLVSMGALLNTPGYENDSPLHDAVRNGHSSIVKLLLQLGASQNVLNLYGKRPADYAASLEMLEIFQEASEGTQYANARTSHSPSASLSVVNDCVRREQTIVLLSSKLSPAERHQLVKLGQLLGGRMADTFSGSVSHIVVPERQMPTTYSTLMGLLAGCWIVRYKWVEACLQAGKWVPEAEHEAGEGPQRSRINRCSLLPPLFDGCFFFLLGSFKTPTKDELTKLLREGGAQLLNRQPKPDSDVTQTVNAAAYHALPGSDQALCTQYIIYDPQGPHKPAVVRRGKVWSAPTTWVINCITAFSLLPVPDPELLV